A part of Tessaracoccus timonensis genomic DNA contains:
- a CDS encoding recombinase family protein yields the protein MGYLNVRTTDARGSESREIEIDPERADLVRFAFTAYATGDWSLSRLAKELTARGLTTRPTPSQPAKPVTTTGLHKILTNPYYQGTVTLRGVTYEGTHEPLVDAETWLCVQTNLDANNARGERPQKYDHYLRGTLYCSCGAKLMIERPRDKTGDRYEYFTCSGRRRKTTHCTRSAILAERAEAEIERIYQRNSLSPTQAEHVRKVLNDVFDQLEGSSEDERKLLTAQRDKLEAERLKLVQAHYADAIPLDLLKSEQDRIRASLDQITTRLDNLTDTYAEARTGLDQLTELLADLYNKCEPAERRILNRALFTRITIDDDENATYTPEQTTASVLAHTTIDAPAHVTAETKLPRHQAGQVSIFSPYVDAGGLSPNTWERLERLSSVWEEARRVGTSEEPPVAEPDPGLVLNPTRRSRTPLTPEEVDAIRTARGDGQPAGTIAKRFRIHRGTVWEKARDHARSKPVMQARPDQSTPSRSRADG from the coding sequence CTGGGCTACCTCAACGTCCGCACCACCGATGCTCGAGGAAGCGAGTCCCGCGAGATCGAGATCGACCCCGAACGCGCCGACCTCGTCCGTTTCGCGTTCACCGCCTACGCCACCGGGGACTGGTCCCTGTCGCGCCTGGCCAAAGAACTCACAGCCCGCGGCCTGACCACCCGACCCACCCCCTCGCAGCCGGCCAAACCAGTCACCACCACCGGACTGCACAAGATCCTGACCAACCCCTACTACCAGGGCACCGTCACCCTCCGCGGCGTCACCTACGAGGGCACCCACGAACCCCTCGTCGACGCCGAGACCTGGCTGTGCGTCCAAACCAACCTCGACGCCAACAACGCCCGCGGCGAACGCCCACAGAAGTACGACCACTACCTCAGAGGCACCCTGTACTGCTCCTGCGGAGCCAAGCTCATGATCGAACGCCCCCGCGACAAGACCGGGGACCGCTACGAGTACTTCACCTGCTCCGGGCGACGACGCAAGACCACCCACTGCACTCGCTCCGCGATCCTCGCCGAACGCGCCGAAGCCGAGATCGAACGCATCTACCAGCGCAACTCCCTGAGCCCAACCCAGGCCGAGCACGTCCGGAAGGTCCTCAACGACGTGTTCGACCAACTCGAAGGATCCAGCGAGGACGAACGCAAGCTCCTGACCGCCCAACGCGACAAGCTCGAAGCCGAACGTCTCAAACTCGTCCAAGCCCATTACGCCGACGCGATCCCACTCGACCTCCTCAAGAGCGAACAAGACCGCATCCGCGCCAGCCTCGACCAAATCACCACCCGGCTCGACAACCTCACCGACACCTACGCCGAGGCCCGAACAGGCTTGGACCAGCTCACCGAACTCCTCGCCGACCTCTACAACAAGTGCGAACCAGCCGAACGACGCATCCTCAACCGCGCCCTGTTCACCCGCATCACCATCGACGACGACGAAAACGCCACCTACACACCCGAGCAGACGACCGCCAGCGTCCTCGCCCACACCACCATCGATGCCCCGGCCCACGTCACCGCAGAAACAAAACTGCCCCGCCATCAGGCGGGGCAAGTTTCGATTTTCTCACCTTACGTGGACGCCGGTGGACTCAGCCCGAACACGTGGGAACGGCTCGAACGACTGAGTTCGGTGTGGGAAGAGGCAAGACGGGTCGGTACGAGCGAAGAACCGCCGGTAGCTGAGCCAGACCCTGGGTTGGTGTTGAACCCAACGAGACGGTCCCGAACACCTCTGACACCGGAGGAAGTGGACGCGATCCGAACGGCGCGGGGTGATGGCCAGCCCGCCGGCACGATTGCGAAACGCTTCAGAATCCACCGAGGCACCGTGTGGGAGAAAGCGCGCGACCACGCTAGGTCCAAGCCGGTCATGCAGGCCAGGCCCGACCAATCAACACCCTCTCGATCGCGAGCGGACGGCTAG
- a CDS encoding DoxX family protein → MILLPSWWAPPALLAAVLLVDVALSVRPVRFIRDCLHSVRFPEEWWWALLVVKTLAAAGLIVGIWIPGLAFAANSGVIAYFLCAAAAHIRAGATGSAFRINCLGMLALSCVILALSTL, encoded by the coding sequence ATGATCTTGCTGCCATCTTGGTGGGCGCCACCAGCACTTCTGGCCGCCGTCCTCCTTGTAGATGTCGCGCTGTCGGTCAGGCCGGTGCGATTCATCCGCGACTGTCTCCACAGTGTTCGCTTCCCCGAGGAGTGGTGGTGGGCTCTGCTCGTCGTCAAGACGCTTGCGGCAGCCGGGCTCATTGTGGGCATCTGGATCCCCGGGCTCGCCTTCGCAGCAAACAGCGGGGTGATCGCTTACTTCCTGTGCGCAGCAGCAGCCCACATCCGAGCAGGAGCGACAGGATCGGCCTTCAGGATCAACTGCTTGGGGATGCTGGCACTATCCTGCGTCATCCTGGCGTTGAGCACCCTCTAG
- a CDS encoding NAD(P)-dependent oxidoreductase, translating to MKIAIFGATGMAGSAITDEAVRRGHQALAASRHPREDASPHVESRAVDVADIDSVAAALGDADAVVVAVRPAPGQESTLPALTRNVLDAARIHDVRVVVVGGSAPLWSPTMPGHRVFDDPGYVPAAWRTIAQASLDQFTTCQQHPHEWWTYVSPPALFEPGPRTGRYERGTDTLLVDERGTSRINAADFAIAIVDELENPGEDIHFTVATFSSDNETMEKRA from the coding sequence ATGAAGATCGCCATATTCGGAGCCACGGGCATGGCAGGTTCTGCCATCACCGACGAAGCCGTCCGACGCGGCCACCAGGCCCTCGCCGCATCCCGCCACCCGCGCGAGGACGCCTCACCCCACGTCGAATCCCGAGCCGTCGACGTCGCAGACATCGACTCAGTAGCCGCTGCTCTGGGCGACGCCGACGCGGTCGTTGTCGCAGTCCGTCCCGCGCCGGGCCAGGAGAGCACTCTGCCTGCCCTCACCCGGAACGTGCTCGACGCCGCCCGGATCCATGATGTTCGCGTGGTCGTGGTGGGCGGATCGGCACCCCTGTGGTCCCCCACCATGCCGGGCCATCGAGTCTTCGACGACCCCGGCTACGTTCCGGCAGCGTGGCGCACCATCGCTCAGGCGAGCCTGGACCAGTTCACCACTTGTCAGCAGCATCCACATGAGTGGTGGACGTACGTCAGCCCACCAGCACTCTTCGAACCGGGACCACGAACCGGACGGTACGAACGCGGCACAGACACGCTCCTGGTGGACGAGCGCGGAACCTCTCGCATCAATGCGGCGGACTTCGCGATCGCCATCGTCGACGAACTGGAGAACCCCGGCGAGGACATCCACTTCACCGTGGCGACGTTCAGTTCCGACAACGAGACGATGGAGAAGCGTGCATGA
- a CDS encoding MFS transporter, protein MTATTEGVFSPALRLVTVGLLVSVGIVAFDGLGVTTALPAIASELGGMDTYGWAVSALMLASVAGTVIAGFLADRHNPRGPYLAGFGIFTAGLVMSGLATSWALQNGMAPAPNSLTATTWRSIQSEAGGRTTAGRTDGTCRSGTR, encoded by the coding sequence ATGACCGCCACTACTGAAGGTGTGTTCTCGCCCGCGCTGCGCTTGGTCACCGTCGGTCTGCTGGTCTCGGTGGGCATCGTCGCGTTCGACGGACTGGGGGTGACCACGGCTCTGCCGGCCATCGCCTCAGAGCTGGGAGGGATGGACACCTACGGGTGGGCGGTCTCGGCACTGATGCTGGCCAGTGTCGCGGGCACCGTGATCGCCGGCTTCCTCGCAGACCGGCACAACCCGCGCGGACCGTACCTGGCTGGCTTCGGGATCTTTACTGCAGGACTCGTCATGTCCGGCCTCGCCACGAGTTGGGCGCTTCAGAATGGAATGGCACCGGCGCCGAACTCGCTCACTGCAACAACGTGGCGGTCTATCCAGTCGGAGGCTGGTGGAAGAACAACAGCAGGAAGGACCGACGGGACCTGCCGGTCCGGTACTCGCTAG
- a CDS encoding LysR family transcriptional regulator: MELQQMRYAVAVTEERSFTRAAERCFVVQSALSHQIKALEQEIGVQLFARTSRRVELTPAGEAFVQAARQSLAAAERAVADAAAAGGEVRGSLSIGVIPTVTAIDVPHLLASFHTKHPAVHIALRTGGSEQFLGDIRSGQLDVAFLGLAESTPPHGVTTRELSRESLVAVLPAAHPLASSTHVTLEDLTHERFVDFPSGTAGRAQADLAFSAAGLQREVAFEAMTIDLILGLIRNGLATALLSAHVVPADHTLAAITVQDAPRRVEYLAWNDFNPSPATTAFLDAVTLHHSEHAEHSADLSDESPS, from the coding sequence ATGGAGTTGCAGCAGATGCGCTATGCCGTGGCAGTCACCGAGGAGCGGAGTTTCACCCGTGCCGCCGAACGGTGTTTCGTGGTCCAGTCAGCGCTGAGCCACCAGATCAAGGCGCTCGAACAGGAGATCGGGGTCCAGCTTTTTGCGCGCACCTCACGCCGCGTGGAACTCACCCCGGCGGGGGAGGCCTTCGTCCAGGCGGCACGGCAAAGCCTGGCCGCTGCCGAGCGTGCCGTCGCCGACGCCGCCGCAGCCGGCGGCGAGGTGCGCGGGTCTTTGAGCATCGGAGTGATCCCCACCGTCACGGCCATCGACGTGCCGCACCTGCTCGCGTCTTTTCACACCAAACACCCCGCGGTTCACATCGCGCTACGCACCGGAGGCAGCGAACAATTCCTGGGCGACATCCGCTCCGGTCAGCTCGACGTCGCCTTCCTCGGACTCGCCGAGAGCACACCCCCGCACGGGGTCACCACCAGGGAACTCTCGAGAGAATCCCTGGTCGCGGTACTGCCAGCAGCACACCCACTGGCATCGAGCACGCACGTGACGCTGGAGGACCTCACCCACGAACGGTTCGTCGACTTTCCCAGCGGAACCGCCGGCCGGGCACAGGCCGACCTTGCATTCAGCGCGGCCGGCCTGCAACGCGAGGTGGCGTTCGAAGCGATGACTATCGATCTCATCCTCGGACTCATCCGCAACGGCCTGGCAACAGCCCTCCTATCCGCCCATGTTGTTCCCGCAGACCACACGCTGGCAGCAATCACCGTGCAGGACGCGCCACGGCGAGTGGAATACCTCGCCTGGAACGACTTCAACCCCAGCCCCGCCACCACCGCGTTCCTCGACGCCGTCACCCTCCATCACTCAGAGCACGCCGAGCATTCCGCGGACCTCTCTGACGAATCACCCTCGTGA
- a CDS encoding GNAT family N-acetyltransferase — protein MLESSVLPLVSGSTCLRRMTDADAAAYADGTADEAVRRFGHLPEPEYTPESARALIREVVEPGLADGTLAVLALADAESDEFVGSMVIFDVGTESAEVGFWIAPERRGTGHAARGLELAVTLARESGLSALTARTVTANRASQRRLINAGFVETSRQADTTPAGVREELVHYRRRLYPDPHWPLSTDRLRLRLHQPEDHAWLEALYSRPEVARYLLDDPWTVEDTDMKLTQRLERTGLGSTSGALALVIEHDRLPVGDVALWLTDREHGQAEIGWVLDPDHGGQGFASEAVQAVLKVGFQHYQLHRITAQMDARNAASAALARRVGMRLEAHHVEDWYSKGQWTSTLVYACLASEHVTPPPARV, from the coding sequence ATGTTGGAGTCTTCGGTACTTCCCCTCGTGTCGGGCAGCACGTGTCTGCGGCGCATGACGGACGCGGATGCGGCGGCGTATGCGGACGGTACGGCAGATGAGGCTGTGCGCAGGTTCGGTCATCTTCCGGAGCCTGAGTACACCCCCGAATCGGCACGAGCCCTGATCCGCGAGGTGGTGGAGCCCGGCTTGGCCGATGGCACGTTGGCTGTGCTCGCTCTCGCGGATGCCGAGTCTGACGAGTTTGTCGGCAGCATGGTGATCTTCGATGTCGGCACCGAGTCGGCGGAGGTGGGCTTCTGGATCGCCCCTGAGCGGCGTGGCACTGGTCATGCCGCTCGCGGTCTTGAGTTGGCAGTCACCCTTGCTCGGGAGTCCGGGTTGAGCGCTTTGACTGCCCGGACCGTCACTGCCAATCGAGCTTCCCAACGGCGCCTGATCAATGCCGGGTTTGTCGAGACTTCCCGCCAGGCTGACACCACGCCAGCAGGCGTACGTGAGGAACTGGTCCACTATCGCCGCAGGCTCTACCCCGATCCGCACTGGCCGCTGTCCACTGACCGGTTACGGCTACGGCTTCACCAGCCAGAAGACCATGCCTGGCTGGAGGCTCTCTATTCACGTCCGGAGGTCGCCAGATACTTGCTCGATGACCCGTGGACGGTCGAAGACACCGACATGAAACTCACCCAGCGACTTGAAAGAACCGGCCTCGGCTCCACGAGCGGCGCCCTGGCCTTGGTGATCGAACATGATCGCCTCCCAGTCGGCGATGTCGCCTTGTGGCTGACTGACCGCGAGCATGGACAAGCCGAAATCGGCTGGGTGCTCGACCCTGATCATGGTGGCCAGGGGTTCGCGTCCGAAGCCGTTCAGGCCGTCCTCAAGGTGGGATTCCAGCACTACCAACTACACCGCATCACTGCGCAGATGGATGCTCGCAATGCCGCCTCTGCCGCCCTGGCTCGACGGGTCGGGATGCGTTTGGAAGCCCACCACGTCGAGGACTGGTACAGCAAGGGTCAATGGACCAGCACCCTCGTCTATGCATGCCTGGCAAGCGAACATGTCACTCCGCCCCCTGCGCGTGTCTAG
- a CDS encoding sce7725 family protein, which produces MYYPYFRGKQFELIAIRESATLLADSSFVPIVEPVRASLGGLDKTLQSLTDVGAQAVVVVNPRYGDHRESCESISQLLERDYQESDAIGAGILLTSETSLEEALALAKRFNKLGTTLIHAGFTDPRALSDQLGGGAENFRNVFLADHANRLYRKHFDGHPRILVSDGFTQMKNSEYPPVEAFSDLHVTYSLEEGVDGYGDFLTVGDNYSEGGGPAYAVAIHLTFIDPDQDDAMFIYHFKSDTNDTPTDPAGKFAQALDKMIRKLDSGDSKLLESSAIVEFRDLNERGHFPGLGYVKKLSIKHHLETLAHYHYANRND; this is translated from the coding sequence ATGTACTACCCCTATTTCCGGGGCAAGCAGTTTGAGTTAATTGCAATTCGCGAATCGGCCACTCTACTCGCTGACTCCAGTTTCGTTCCCATCGTTGAACCGGTGCGCGCATCACTCGGAGGTCTGGACAAGACACTCCAGTCCTTGACTGATGTCGGGGCTCAGGCGGTCGTGGTGGTGAATCCGCGGTACGGAGATCATCGAGAGAGTTGCGAGAGTATCTCTCAACTTCTTGAACGGGACTACCAAGAGAGCGACGCAATAGGGGCTGGAATTCTTCTAACGAGCGAAACTAGCCTAGAGGAAGCACTTGCCCTGGCCAAGAGATTCAATAAACTCGGGACAACCCTAATCCATGCTGGGTTTACCGACCCACGGGCCCTATCGGATCAACTTGGAGGGGGCGCAGAGAACTTCCGCAATGTCTTCTTGGCCGATCACGCAAATCGTCTCTACCGGAAACATTTCGATGGACACCCGCGAATCTTGGTTAGCGACGGGTTTACCCAAATGAAGAACTCGGAATATCCACCCGTCGAGGCTTTTTCAGACCTTCACGTCACTTACTCACTTGAGGAGGGGGTGGACGGATATGGGGACTTCTTGACGGTCGGAGACAATTACAGCGAGGGGGGAGGTCCCGCGTATGCAGTCGCCATCCATCTGACCTTCATTGACCCAGATCAAGATGACGCGATGTTCATTTATCATTTCAAGTCTGATACGAACGACACGCCAACCGACCCGGCCGGAAAGTTCGCCCAAGCATTGGACAAGATGATCAGGAAACTCGATTCTGGAGATTCCAAGCTTCTGGAAAGTAGCGCGATTGTTGAGTTCCGAGACCTGAATGAGCGCGGTCACTTCCCCGGATTGGGATATGTAAAGAAGCTCTCGATTAAACACCATCTGGAGACGCTCGCCCACTATCATTACGCCAACCGTAATGACTAA
- a CDS encoding sce7726 family protein, producing the protein MGLDKNEASALSRLFSAAVLRDFSKHARSPLFARLLSHTRLSTSVPPEATVGTALNQAFELLSKSKFRDDYVYRTAITEKILLGRHNLNTATLLSEVRAGSCKADVVVLNGTSTAYEIKSERDSLSRLRNQIENYRQVFAAVNVVVSTSHLAEVLRIIPEDVGVITLSERYRFQTTRPPQDKPERVNPTMILDILRVDEAISILSRLGQEIPDVPNTKIRSELHHIFATLQPTVVHEESVKTLKASRSQARLASFISSVPASVRAASLAANPTPSNRVRIKEAVETPLAEALAWR; encoded by the coding sequence ATGGGTCTCGACAAGAACGAAGCCTCAGCCCTTAGCCGTCTCTTTTCTGCAGCGGTACTGCGAGATTTCAGCAAGCACGCACGCTCTCCGCTATTTGCTAGGCTACTTTCCCACACCCGACTCAGCACATCCGTGCCGCCGGAAGCGACCGTAGGAACCGCGCTCAATCAAGCATTCGAGTTACTCAGCAAGTCAAAGTTTCGTGACGACTACGTTTACCGGACTGCGATTACAGAGAAGATCCTCCTTGGTCGTCACAACTTGAACACTGCCACGCTTCTCAGCGAGGTTCGTGCCGGTTCGTGCAAGGCTGACGTTGTCGTCCTAAATGGGACCTCCACGGCCTATGAGATTAAGTCGGAGCGCGACTCTCTGTCTCGATTGAGAAACCAAATCGAAAACTATCGTCAAGTATTTGCAGCGGTCAACGTTGTCGTTAGTACGTCGCATCTTGCAGAAGTTCTCCGCATTATACCTGAGGATGTGGGCGTCATAACTCTGTCCGAAAGGTATAGGTTTCAGACCACTCGACCCCCTCAGGACAAGCCCGAGCGCGTCAACCCGACGATGATCTTAGACATTCTTCGAGTTGATGAAGCAATATCAATCCTGTCACGTTTGGGACAGGAAATTCCGGACGTGCCGAATACAAAGATCCGCTCTGAGCTTCACCACATCTTCGCCACGCTGCAACCGACCGTCGTCCACGAAGAGTCCGTCAAAACCCTCAAGGCTAGCCGATCGCAGGCCCGCCTAGCTTCATTCATTAGTTCTGTCCCCGCATCGGTGCGAGCGGCCTCCTTAGCCGCAAATCCGACCCCCAGCAACAGAGTCCGCATCAAGGAAGCTGTTGAAACTCCACTAGCTGAGGCTCTTGCCTGGAGATGA
- a CDS encoding RES family NAD+ phosphorylase, with product MTKKYCCANCFGDPGLTRNIIPKVIGDGTGQPRRGNCGYCGTQDTITIDPSALSQWFEMLVDCYDTDDEGKSLAALLAEDWRLFDNPRMDEAHAKELLADILNDGEIVRRSFAPIDLLVNETPQRWDDLRDEMMHRNRWFLDEPIDLERLAEMLELLVAPVDTLKEITDLWHRARLLSGDEPLPLDKMGAPPAHLAGHGRANPAGIPYLYLGSTATTAVSEVRPHTGEVVSVATFQVPSILAVDLRDPRKSASPFILENAEQIMSLRSGLPLLERLGEELTKPVKPRSAAFEYIPSQYLCEFIKKRGYQGVIYRSSVSDGVNLALFSPELASPVETKVVGVDRVTVVISGAASA from the coding sequence ATGACTAAGAAGTACTGCTGTGCAAATTGTTTCGGAGATCCGGGGCTAACGCGGAATATCATCCCCAAGGTCATCGGGGATGGCACTGGCCAGCCTCGCCGGGGCAACTGTGGCTACTGTGGAACTCAGGACACAATCACTATTGACCCTTCTGCGCTGAGCCAGTGGTTCGAGATGCTGGTCGATTGCTACGACACTGACGACGAAGGCAAATCTCTGGCAGCCCTGCTCGCAGAAGATTGGCGCCTGTTCGATAACCCTAGGATGGATGAGGCACACGCCAAGGAACTTCTTGCCGACATCCTGAACGATGGCGAGATTGTCCGGCGATCCTTCGCGCCCATAGACCTGCTGGTCAATGAGACACCTCAACGATGGGACGATCTCCGTGATGAGATGATGCACCGTAACCGTTGGTTCCTGGACGAGCCAATTGATCTTGAGCGTCTTGCGGAGATGCTGGAGTTGCTAGTCGCGCCAGTCGACACCCTCAAAGAGATCACGGACCTGTGGCATCGTGCTCGCTTGCTCTCAGGTGACGAGCCCTTGCCTCTCGACAAGATGGGCGCTCCGCCCGCGCACCTCGCCGGACACGGACGCGCGAATCCTGCCGGAATTCCGTATCTATATCTTGGCTCAACTGCAACAACGGCGGTGTCTGAGGTGCGGCCGCATACGGGTGAGGTGGTCAGTGTTGCAACTTTCCAGGTTCCCTCCATTCTGGCAGTCGATCTTCGAGATCCTCGAAAGAGCGCATCCCCCTTCATACTTGAGAACGCGGAGCAGATCATGTCGCTTAGATCTGGACTCCCCCTACTCGAGCGCTTAGGCGAAGAGCTCACGAAACCAGTGAAACCCCGCAGCGCTGCGTTTGAATACATCCCAAGCCAGTACCTATGTGAATTCATCAAGAAGCGGGGATACCAAGGAGTCATCTACCGGAGTTCGGTTAGCGATGGTGTCAATTTGGCGCTCTTCTCTCCGGAGCTGGCCTCCCCTGTGGAGACGAAAGTCGTTGGCGTAGATCGTGTGACGGTGGTCATTTCGGGCGCTGCGTCGGCCTGA
- a CDS encoding EamA family transporter, translated as MTTTTAPGTNSATTPAARAGWIATTAVAPMVWGTTYIVTTHLLPPGHPLFAALMRTLPAGLIALVIARQLPRGDWWWKSLVLGGLNMGAFFPLLFVAAQRLPGGVAATLGAVQPIVIAFLAVVILHEKLSGWRLLWGVVGMVGVGLVVLGPEAALDPLGVMAGLAGAVSMGTGVVLTKKWGRPANVSAVGLAGWQLTAAGLILLLPALAIDGPPGIDASALAGYVWLGLVGALLTYTIWFAGIRHLPVTPTALLGLLSPLTAAALGALIAGEALTAIQLVGFATALIALASGQLPPPIRRKDNA; from the coding sequence ATGACCACCACGACCGCGCCAGGCACGAACAGCGCGACGACTCCCGCGGCACGTGCCGGCTGGATTGCCACCACGGCCGTTGCGCCGATGGTCTGGGGCACGACCTACATCGTCACCACCCACCTGCTCCCACCGGGACATCCATTGTTCGCCGCGCTGATGCGCACCCTTCCGGCCGGGCTGATCGCCCTGGTGATTGCCCGCCAGCTCCCCCGGGGCGACTGGTGGTGGAAGAGCCTGGTGCTCGGCGGACTGAACATGGGGGCATTCTTCCCCTTGCTGTTCGTGGCAGCTCAGCGTCTGCCCGGTGGGGTCGCTGCCACCCTGGGCGCCGTGCAGCCGATCGTGATCGCATTCCTCGCCGTCGTGATCCTGCACGAGAAGCTCTCCGGTTGGCGGCTGCTATGGGGTGTGGTCGGCATGGTGGGTGTGGGCCTTGTGGTCCTCGGACCGGAGGCCGCGCTGGACCCGCTCGGCGTGATGGCCGGCCTCGCGGGTGCCGTATCGATGGGGACCGGTGTCGTGCTCACCAAGAAGTGGGGACGCCCCGCGAACGTGAGCGCCGTCGGGCTCGCGGGATGGCAACTCACCGCAGCCGGGCTGATCCTGCTGCTCCCCGCGCTGGCGATCGACGGCCCGCCCGGCATCGACGCCTCCGCGCTCGCCGGATACGTCTGGCTCGGCCTCGTCGGGGCGCTGCTGACGTACACGATCTGGTTCGCGGGCATCCGCCATCTGCCCGTCACGCCGACCGCCCTGCTCGGGCTGCTCTCACCCCTGACCGCTGCGGCACTGGGCGCGCTCATCGCGGGTGAAGCGCTCACCGCGATCCAGCTCGTCGGCTTCGCCACGGCACTGATCGCCCTGGCCTCGGGGCAACTTCCACCACCCATTCGACGAAAGGACAACGCATGA
- a CDS encoding TetR/AcrR family transcriptional regulator produces the protein MSYWDHRKPVQRHRAVDIAQIARASVALLDEGGLRALTLRAVAQHVGVAPASLYSRVHSVDDLFDLALDTALTDDPAMQQAVSDADLPDLMMAFFRHLVTHHWAGHVIGMRAPRGPAYMRLSERMCLLLEQAGAEDPLGAAYRLSNLVIGSALTAPMAPNEKHAPIDAEQAPTYARLHREHHISPETILADGINCLLTCTKQTG, from the coding sequence GTGAGCTACTGGGACCATCGCAAGCCCGTCCAACGCCATCGAGCAGTGGATATCGCCCAGATCGCTCGCGCGTCCGTCGCGCTGCTGGACGAAGGGGGCCTCAGAGCATTGACCTTGCGGGCAGTGGCGCAACACGTGGGGGTGGCCCCCGCAAGCCTGTACTCGCGAGTCCACTCGGTGGACGACCTCTTCGACCTCGCCCTGGACACGGCTCTCACAGATGACCCCGCAATGCAACAGGCCGTCAGCGACGCTGACTTGCCAGACCTCATGATGGCGTTCTTCCGCCATCTCGTTACTCACCACTGGGCGGGGCACGTGATCGGGATGCGCGCCCCCCGCGGCCCCGCCTACATGCGTCTCTCCGAACGCATGTGCCTCCTACTTGAACAAGCGGGGGCGGAGGACCCGCTGGGGGCGGCCTACCGCTTGTCGAATCTAGTGATCGGCAGCGCGCTCACCGCCCCCATGGCCCCCAACGAGAAGCACGCTCCGATCGACGCAGAACAAGCCCCCACGTACGCTCGCCTTCACCGCGAACACCACATCAGCCCGGAAACCATCCTCGCCGACGGCATCAACTGTCTCCTCACCTGCACGAAGCAGACCGGCTAA
- a CDS encoding sulfate permease, with protein MFRSIWMLSIRAHGFFQQYMPSNRLLAATRTRRGVKWGVPAMLVGVPYLAVANVCTILIDCGAPEWLHLFVLWGIWNAFKFILNGPVSLFRLVRAIMREQMMAQTVRPTGRVRVSTNSR; from the coding sequence ATGTTCCGTTCAATCTGGATGCTCAGCATCCGCGCCCATGGCTTCTTCCAGCAGTACATGCCGAGCAACCGACTGCTCGCAGCTACGCGAACCCGGCGAGGGGTGAAGTGGGGCGTCCCGGCGATGCTTGTCGGTGTCCCGTACCTTGCCGTCGCCAACGTGTGCACGATCCTGATCGACTGTGGGGCGCCCGAGTGGCTCCACCTGTTCGTTCTGTGGGGCATCTGGAACGCCTTCAAGTTCATTCTCAACGGTCCCGTCAGCCTGTTCCGCCTCGTGCGAGCGATCATGCGCGAGCAGATGATGGCCCAGACGGTGCGCCCGACAGGCCGGGTGCGGGTCTCCACCAACTCACGTTGA
- a CDS encoding TetR/AcrR family transcriptional regulator, with protein MVTARTEARQTTRRAVLQAAARLFEERGFLATTVRDIAREADVSVGTVMAAGDKEALLVELFDGLIEERQQLADTQVLGGTAWCGVDAVAVVEPFVVLFEERRDLAQAYASILVSGRHSSVVFTDLARRLIAVFEQLMNACGCSVPMGARGRAEALHAAYIGSLFIWSATPERSASEFLAQLREVFAAICHHEGGDS; from the coding sequence GTGGTCACTGCTAGGACTGAGGCACGTCAGACGACGCGCCGCGCCGTGCTGCAGGCCGCGGCCAGGCTGTTCGAGGAGCGCGGGTTCCTCGCGACGACCGTGCGCGACATCGCCCGAGAAGCCGACGTGAGTGTCGGGACCGTCATGGCAGCTGGCGACAAGGAAGCTCTACTTGTTGAACTCTTCGACGGCCTCATCGAGGAGCGCCAGCAGCTCGCTGACACGCAAGTCCTTGGTGGCACCGCCTGGTGCGGTGTGGACGCAGTCGCTGTGGTGGAGCCCTTCGTGGTGCTATTCGAAGAGCGTCGTGACCTTGCCCAGGCCTATGCCTCGATCCTGGTGAGCGGCCGGCACTCCTCGGTGGTTTTCACCGACCTCGCGAGGCGGCTGATCGCTGTGTTCGAACAGCTTATGAACGCCTGCGGATGCTCAGTGCCGATGGGAGCCCGCGGGCGCGCCGAAGCGCTCCACGCGGCGTACATCGGAAGCCTGTTCATCTGGTCGGCAACCCCGGAAAGATCCGCATCGGAGTTCCTGGCTCAGCTTCGCGAGGTTTTCGCGGCGATCTGCCACCATGAGGGAGGCGACTCATGA